accGACTTCTCTATCATAACAACGTTTTTGATTACGTCAACATAATACGAAATCGTTTTAAAACGTGAACAATCAATTTTTTTATAATCGGAACAAATGGtgaatttgtttattatttaacgGGGTCGGGACTTTTAACGATATTCCTTTccggcctctaagtgtgaccttgaccttagacatagggacctggttcttgtacatgacactccgtctcataatggtgaacattcatgccaagttacatcaaaatcccatcagtgacgactatatcgagcaCATCGCAAGCGGGCtcgaaaaaaatcttcttgtctgaaacaaaacttaagcttttgatatttggtatgaaggtATGAAGCactgccttgtggttctctacaaagattgttcaaattatccccctagggtcaaatatggcccgctcTGGGAGGGTTGGGGCACACGATTTAAATATACTTATAtctataggaaaaaactttgaaaatcttcttgcctaaaaCCACGGggacctaggtctttgatatttggtatatttggtatgtagtattatCTAGTGGGCTTCTACCAAGAGTGTttaaattatcctcctagggtcaaatattgcgcCGCCAttggggtcacatagtttataaagACATATcgggaaaagctttgaaagtcttcttgcccgaaaccatagggcctaggactttgatattttgtatgtagcatcatcttgtagTCTTCTagcaagattgttgaaattatcccccagggtcaaatatggtcccatGGTAtttatagacttataaagggaaaactttgaaaatcttcttgtacaaaaccacatggcttgggattttgatatttggtatgtagcaatgTATAgaagtcctttaccaagattgttcaaattagttCTACATGTCCTTGCGAGTTTTCCTTAGTTTacgataacaatttttctaaaacttttcGTGAATTAATGGAAAATGTCCGTCATTCAACTTACCATTCATAGTATAAATTTATAGTATCAGCGCCTTAATATATTGTTTGATAAACTAAAGAATGTTactattttatatacatacaatttaaTCTGTATCAAAATGCAATCGGTGAATGGAACAAATtaagataaatataaatgaaataaattcattacCGACATTGTTATCCGTAGACCAAAGTGTTAGTTTACCAAGAGACTGTACCTCACATAGACAATTCTCTATGCTTCTGTTCACCTCAAATACCAAAGTTTCCATCATTTTGGCAGCAAACTGTCTGATGCAATTACTTCCCGCTGAACTCTTCTCTTCGCCAACCTTAATGTCTACAAAAAGCTGGGCTTCATTGTTTCTTTTCACATGTTTAAGCTTGTCAAGTTGCTGTTCAACATCTTTTAGCATGTCATCGACCATCTTGCTTCTGAAAGATATTTCGTCTGTAATCTCTTTATGCTTCTCTTGTACTTCTTTTATTGATTTACTCTCTAACTCTTCAATGTTAGCTATAAGGTGTTTCTTAAACTTCTGTATGTCATCCAGTATACTATCTCGTTGCACATTCAGCTTCTTgagttcattttgcattttggACTTCAGATTTTGCAACTCATCTTTAACCTTCTCCAAAGATGTTTTAGTTTGGTCCTTATCCTCTTTCTTCATAAGCCCTTTGGCAATGTTTGGGATATATTCTACGCCTCCACAGGATCTAAAATAAACGGTATATGATAACAGCCGTTTCccttagtctggctaccgactagataatctttttattagaaaaaataattctgttataaaTTCTGACATCAATCATGActgtgttttgagaagacaagggacatactTACACAAAAGTTGAATagcttcaggagttatctcctgtgaacaaaacacagggtctgaacacagactgcCGTTTCCCTATCCTCTCATCTTTTAACAGCTAGGCCCGTATTCATCatcattttaagtctgaaacttttACTTTGAAATGCTAAAGTTACcctttttcatataattataggCCTACGTGGTGTATGGATTTCAATGAATCATAGCATGAATATGGCATGCGCTTAAACAAAAAGCAGTGCAgatcaaatacaagtaaaatattaagaaaatcgATGTAAGACAACCGAAATCAATTTTAGATTAAAGTTACGTTGAACATATCCGACACGAGTTGTAATGAAACActaaataaataactaaaaacGACATTATACTTTAAAAGTCCCTTTCACAGTAGTTGACATACATTACAGCCAGACGTGCCCGAAAGTTTAGATCAAAGCAGGTGTGGAAGTAAACTATAAAACgcatgtgtgtgtgtggaggggggaggggggacTTAGGCTTAATTATCAAACTATACCCCGGACACGTAGTATAACAAGTAGATTTGATGTTTGAGCTAAATTTGTAgcattgacatttgacctactgaccctttTTAACGCTCTGCGTATCGTCTCCTTACCACCTACCTATATggcaagtttaaagtcaataccttaaacgttttttagttatgctccggacacgaattatgacggacTGACACACGCGCCATCAAGTCCTGGttatccaaaaagaaaaaataatgttctatTCGTAAGAGGCCAGTAGAAATGTGCGAGTGCGACTGTGTATGCCTGTGTGTGTGGTAGGAGATGGGAGGGCTATCAGAATCAGAAATTAGAACCTATATGAGATATAAGGGTGAGAAAAGTAAAAAACGATATTGGGTAAAAACGTTACTCTACAGCTGGattataaacacattttgtttcaaacactGTCTTTAGTAGGGAATGTGCTTGATACAGAAATGTGACATTTGTCGGACCGAAACCTGTTGTTGTTGATATTGTTCTAGCACACATCATTGCTGGAAATAGATTTAATTTAAATCTGAAGCCCTCCTCCTGATTTACTTCTGCTCAGTTAATAAAAAAActcatttatttatcatttactgAAACAATGGAGCTGCAATCCTGTTTTTTAAGAAATTAGTAACATGTTGGGTTGAAAGTATGTACACTTGTACATCATGTTGTTGTCTTTCGTCTTacaaatgtctttcttttaaacTATCAGTTTGTATGAAAGATAAATACATATTTGATTTATTAATGCCTTATTACACGAATGATAGAAACCAACTCCGTAAAGTTGAAATCAGCCTTTTTGACCAACTCATGTACAACTTGTAAATATGTTGCAATTTATCCAACAAAACTCAAAACTTTGATTTAAGGTCAATGAAAATGTAAACATCCCTTTTATTTACTTGTTTggaaccagtatccggacaggaTCACTTTCCGGACACGCGTTATAATACGCTTTAATTAACTGTATGAAATGATCAAAAAgatgcgaacatgccgcgaacatgctgcgaacatgccgcgaacatacctattTCGCAGGAAGTATTAgcgggatattcgctgctacccGCGATCATGCCGATACTAGTTCGTGAGATATTTGCAGGAAGACCAGTGATCGCGGCATGAtcgcgagaagaacttagaagattgTAATCTTTTGCTAAACTGTTCATGAAGAGGTTTgataagagcaggtaattgtagatcaattaatttgtaacattatctgtaaggtcacagtatgagtctgataagttaattacaaccagatattttGGACATGTTTAGAGGGAAATATGTATGCATTAAAGACATTTTTCATATGTAAATGGCGATTCTTACAGGATGATAGGAATATATTCTTATTTGTGGTAAgtaagaaaatttatgtttaatatactCATATGTCTGAATAAAGTAATTTTGAAAGTGAAATAGATGCTTAAACTTTTGCATAGCTGAATCAGATTAtctaaaaggaaatataaaaaatgacaattttagtttcataaagtttgataAGTTAAAGATGTAAAAGTAAAcctatgacagatttgtagtcaTACATAATAACTGATAAGCATGCAGtgtgaagaaaaaaacatttgggatgaaatgaatacatgcactgaGACACTTCtatttaaattacaattaacagttaaaattcatacatatattttatcattagaattcaaaatatACCAAGTAGATATAtcatgatatgaaaaagttcagacaaattgacaatttgaattcATTACAGCCTCAGTGCTgaagtttatttaataaatttatatccctgattcctgttaatttatttgtttttgcacgtTTTCTGTGTATGCTATTTTGGTAGtcatggttttcagctagttcgcggcatgttcgcagaaACTAGTTCGGTATgatcgcagcaactagttcgcgggatgatcccagcaacttgttcgcgggaagctcacagctacttgttcgccTCGGTAGCatggtggtagagcgtccgcttcgagtgtgggaggttctgggttcgatccccgaccgcgtcataccaaaggcgtaaaaatggtactagtagcttcctcgcttggcactcagcattaacaggatagttctaggactggtcatcccggtatcagtataatgtgactgggttgggtattatgccacgtgtctacggcgggATATtccatttatatgactgaaaaattgttgactgaaaaagacgttaaacccgaacacacacacacacacacacgcacgcacgcacgcacgcacttgTTCACGTGAAGTTCGCGGCAAATctaattttcatgtgaaaagtgaacaccaaacgaacatctCGCGAACATTGCAtcaattgtatcaaaagtgttcgcaGCATATTCGCCTgatattcgcggcatgatcgcaacaagtgttcgcggcaaactataatatttccgttAGGGTAGGTGTTATTCAAGCAATAGTTTTATCTGGATCATTCGGGTATTTGTTACTAGTGCCTATAAAAACGCACAGtttaaaaattcagttttattattataccgAATCTGTGTTGCGGTCTTACTGAGGCATGTAGAAAGCATTGCGCATAACTAACTTGCTAAGGCATCATATGCGAAGAAATTAACTGACATCTATTTAATGTGCATATGACATGGATTACTGATATCTATTTAAATTGTAGTGCTGACGAATTTTGATTTATTTCGTTCTATATctacttgaaattttcagtattcATGTCAGACGAAGTACGCTTTAATAGTTGATCTCATAGCTGCTTTTTTAGAGACAGGTTATATGTGCTTTGTTAGGAAGATAAATAATGAAGGGATGTTTAGAATAATTAAGTACCTTGTTTTGGATTTAAAGTAGCAGCAATTCATGCTCAATATATTTTTCCGGCTACTTGTTTACCACGTAGAAAGGTACTACTTTTCATGGCCCCATTTGAGCCCTTGGGGAATTCATATTGTACGTCACTTCCTAATGCGGATTACATTTCTAGATGCATTAGGACCAGATGTTTATGCGTCGTGAGTTTCAGCTGATTATTATAACTGAGAAAATAATTGACGAAAGACATGGATGGACACTTGTCTGGATACTAGTTCCCAGTATAGTATATTTTTATAAAGAGAATAATAATTACCTATGTTTCACAGCAACGCAGACAGTACAACAAACTAGGTTATGTTGTCCACAAAACATCTTTATTACTTCTCCCTGATGCTCCTCGCATAAATCCCTTAGCAGTTCATTTGATGAAAGTGACCTCTGCTGTCTTTGATCTTgattgaatagttttgaagtcCTGTCCACGACGTTATggttttcagtgaatttgttgtGCCCTGTCACACATCTGTTACAATAAAACATCTGACAGTCCATACACAGAAATATTGCTTCCATATTCTTGCCATCCTTGGCACAAGGATTACATGGAAAATCATATAACGCGTCAGAAGCGTCGATTTGTGATCTAGCAAACTTTCCATCCGTTGCCATTTTCAAATATTGGCGTGAAAAACGAAAACAGCGACTTTCCTAATGTAGAATACTTGAAAAACGAATGTAGTCCAGTTTTAGTCTGTTATACTTTGTTGATGAAAGTACGGACTGTTTCGTTCAATTAATACTAGGAA
This is a stretch of genomic DNA from Mercenaria mercenaria strain notata chromosome 4, MADL_Memer_1, whole genome shotgun sequence. It encodes these proteins:
- the LOC123539111 gene encoding uncharacterized protein LOC123539111 isoform X1; its protein translation is MATDGKFARSQIDASDALYDFPCNPCAKDGKNMEAIFLCMDCQMFYCNRCVTGHNKFTENHNVVDRTSKLFNQDQRQQRSLSSNELLRDLCEEHQGEVIKMFCGQHNLVCCTVCVAVKHRSCGGVEYIPNIAKGLMKKEDKDQTKTSLEKVKDELQNLKSKMQNELKKLNVQRDSILDDIQKFKKHLIANIEELESKSIKEVQEKHKEITDEISFRSKMVDDMLKDVEQQLDKLKHVKRNNEAQLFVDIKVGEEKSSAGSNCIRQFAAKMMETLVFEVNRSIENCLCEVQSLGKLTLWSTDNNVVYDSGNVFEPNILDITDDDLIQKFMSGVRNVAAVSLDIGYPTTASAPHSVANGFKRLLAIACETDITFHEAERTKEYLADPSKFATATLVSAALEVGGATETKKVDVKEESEESDDDIGYGLFD
- the LOC123539111 gene encoding uncharacterized protein LOC123539111 isoform X2 translates to MATDGKFARSQIDASDALYDFPCNPCAKDGKNMEAIFLCMDCQMFYCNRCVTGHNKFTENHNVVDRTSKLFNQDQRQQRSLSSNELLRDLCEEHQGEVIKMFCGQHNLVCCTVCVAVKHRSKMVDDMLKDVEQQLDKLKHVKRNNEAQLFVDIKVGEEKSSAGSNCIRQFAAKMMETLVFEVNRSIENCLCEVQSLGKLTLWSTDNNVVYDSGNVFEPNILDITDDDLIQKFMSGVRNVAAVSLDIGYPTTASAPHSVANGFKRLLAIACETDITFHEAERTKEYLADPSKFATATLVSAALEVGGATETKKVDVKEESEESDDDIGYGLFD